In one Trichlorobacter lovleyi SZ genomic region, the following are encoded:
- a CDS encoding tetratricopeptide repeat protein — protein sequence MKSAAVKMIAAGLLLAQATGVHALTEPTPHSIPEIRAIFEQELFELAHTVFLANGNLKEALAVTQRAVKARPNDPVWRKKAAQTAEWAGRPDLALEQWFCLARQGSHEARQSVLRLSRGLQEFPLRKQLLEQAIREGNADPALQREYLAVAEGMGLPQDVYALLVSGDLGSFDPVWRLTEQARLAEQLGRPVDAAQAWEKRAELKPLDADESLKLATLWYGQSDTVRAWQVLKQGAATAPSGAAMFWRTYADLAWAVQETASSARASEQLIATGQALAVDYQRLLELYSGSEPRRAYGYALAGWQRFHTPLYWYAMADTGLRSGQAKALALFLKNLGAEERALLARDARSWMAMAQVYRQAGNPVASLTAARVAARLAAGDADLLAAYLWMLVDLKQVAELRPLVREWEARIDALPALREPLAAAMLLLGDTPRALRHYQILAPQRQADPAWLASFADVLEQAGRQEAAWTVRRQAYRLLHQQLRNGQPLADARFLHLTRAQLLLHLAPGDALSARIRQIAEGERDDAGNELILSWAMTSGQTDLARLWYWKKFVRAVARPEWARLGLALEENDRAAMAELLDRKLEQLPYRDAIEAAQRSGFIPLAQEHAWQRLQLNREDALVDTQVRQLFGRRPGYLATGLKLQDQSGVGWAESRLALAQPVSNRYSLKAELTERQFSLLKSNVLGALPDHDLSGSLTLTRQHERGQLALTLGGRDGGLDSFVTASLAGSWQPWRDLQLGAGLELNGRASETAALSVGGIRDRVRLTVFGTLSAADSFSLELAAARFHDQGRHYLGQGQSVDLDVRHQFARAWPDYGVRLFGGYTAYAADGTVSSRSATLVPVTVSPAAAFFIPASFGHLGAGLFLGQSWKDNYSRDWKPFAEADFDWNSNSGAGFSYGAGLVGPVFGLDQLMLEVTQGSGQFGSADLTTTIGVIYRYFY from the coding sequence ATGAAGAGTGCTGCGGTGAAAATGATTGCTGCCGGGCTGCTGCTTGCTCAGGCAACCGGGGTGCATGCCCTGACCGAGCCGACGCCGCACTCTATCCCGGAGATCAGGGCCATCTTTGAGCAGGAGCTGTTTGAACTGGCCCACACGGTTTTTCTGGCTAACGGCAATCTCAAGGAGGCGTTGGCGGTTACTCAGCGTGCGGTAAAGGCCCGGCCTAACGACCCGGTCTGGAGAAAAAAGGCGGCCCAGACGGCAGAGTGGGCCGGACGGCCCGATCTGGCCCTGGAACAGTGGTTCTGTCTGGCCCGGCAGGGGAGTCACGAGGCCCGTCAGTCTGTGCTGCGTCTCTCCCGCGGGCTGCAGGAGTTTCCCCTGCGCAAACAACTGCTTGAGCAGGCAATCCGTGAGGGGAACGCGGATCCTGCCCTGCAGCGGGAATATCTTGCCGTTGCCGAAGGGATGGGGCTGCCGCAGGATGTGTATGCACTGTTGGTTTCAGGAGATCTGGGGAGTTTTGACCCGGTCTGGCGCCTGACGGAGCAGGCCCGGCTGGCCGAGCAGCTGGGGCGGCCGGTAGATGCGGCACAGGCATGGGAAAAACGGGCTGAACTCAAACCGCTTGACGCTGATGAATCGTTGAAACTGGCCACGCTATGGTATGGTCAGTCTGATACGGTACGCGCCTGGCAGGTACTGAAACAAGGTGCTGCAACCGCTCCGTCGGGCGCTGCAATGTTCTGGCGAACCTACGCGGACCTGGCCTGGGCGGTTCAGGAAACAGCGTCCTCAGCCAGGGCGTCTGAGCAGCTGATTGCCACGGGGCAGGCCCTTGCCGTGGATTACCAGCGCCTGCTGGAGCTGTACAGCGGATCGGAACCCCGGCGGGCATACGGCTATGCCCTGGCCGGCTGGCAGCGTTTCCATACCCCGCTGTACTGGTATGCCATGGCCGATACCGGTCTGCGTAGCGGCCAGGCCAAGGCACTGGCCCTGTTTCTGAAAAATCTGGGGGCTGAAGAGCGTGCTCTGCTTGCCCGTGATGCCCGTTCCTGGATGGCCATGGCCCAGGTTTACCGTCAGGCCGGTAATCCTGTCGCCAGCCTGACGGCCGCACGGGTTGCGGCGCGTCTGGCAGCAGGTGATGCCGACCTGCTTGCGGCCTACCTCTGGATGCTGGTGGACCTGAAACAGGTGGCTGAATTGCGGCCGCTGGTGCGCGAGTGGGAGGCGAGGATTGACGCATTACCTGCCCTGCGCGAACCGCTGGCTGCCGCCATGCTGCTGCTGGGCGATACCCCCCGGGCCTTACGGCACTATCAGATCCTGGCACCGCAGCGACAGGCGGACCCGGCCTGGCTGGCTTCTTTTGCCGATGTTCTGGAACAGGCCGGCCGGCAGGAGGCCGCCTGGACGGTCAGACGTCAGGCTTACCGGCTGCTGCATCAGCAACTGCGTAACGGTCAGCCGCTTGCCGATGCCCGGTTTCTGCACTTAACCCGGGCCCAGCTGTTACTGCATCTCGCTCCTGGTGACGCTCTTTCAGCCCGCATCAGGCAGATTGCAGAAGGGGAACGGGATGATGCCGGTAATGAACTGATCCTCAGCTGGGCCATGACTAGCGGTCAGACCGATCTGGCCCGGCTCTGGTACTGGAAGAAGTTTGTCCGGGCCGTAGCCCGGCCTGAATGGGCCCGGCTGGGACTGGCCCTGGAAGAAAACGACCGGGCTGCCATGGCAGAGCTGCTTGACCGCAAGCTGGAACAGTTGCCCTATCGAGACGCCATTGAGGCAGCGCAACGTTCCGGCTTTATCCCGCTGGCTCAGGAGCATGCCTGGCAGCGTCTGCAACTGAACCGTGAGGATGCTCTGGTGGATACCCAGGTGCGGCAACTGTTCGGCCGCCGCCCCGGTTATCTCGCTACGGGGCTGAAACTGCAGGATCAGTCCGGTGTCGGCTGGGCAGAGTCGCGGCTGGCGCTGGCGCAACCGGTCAGCAACCGCTACAGTCTGAAGGCGGAGCTGACCGAACGGCAGTTCAGTCTGTTGAAGAGTAATGTGCTGGGTGCTTTGCCGGACCATGATCTCAGTGGCAGCCTGACCCTTACCCGCCAGCATGAGCGGGGGCAGTTGGCCTTGACGCTGGGGGGGCGTGATGGCGGCCTGGACAGCTTTGTTACGGCCTCGCTTGCAGGGAGCTGGCAACCCTGGCGTGATCTGCAGCTGGGAGCCGGTCTGGAGCTGAACGGCAGGGCCAGTGAAACTGCAGCGCTTTCTGTCGGCGGCATCCGTGATCGTGTGCGATTGACGGTCTTTGGTACGTTGAGTGCTGCAGATTCATTTTCCCTTGAACTGGCTGCAGCACGTTTTCATGATCAGGGCAGGCACTATCTGGGGCAGGGACAGTCAGTGGATCTTGATGTAAGACATCAGTTTGCCCGAGCCTGGCCTGATTACGGGGTGCGCCTGTTTGGCGGCTACACCGCTTATGCGGCAGATGGTACCGTCAGCAGCAGGTCTGCAACGCTTGTGCCGGTTACTGTCAGTCCGGCTGCAGCGTTTTTTATTCCGGCCAGTTTTGGGCATTTAGGGGCAGGCCTGTTTCTGGGGCAGTCCTGGAAAGACAACTATAGCCGTGACTGGAAACCATTTGCTGAGGCTGACTTTGACTGGAACAGCAACTCCGGGGCCGGCTTCAGCTATGGGGCCGGTCTGGTGGGGCCGGTCTTTGGCCTTGATCAGTTGATGCTTGAGGTGACACAAGGCAGCGGCCAGTTCGGCAGCGCTGACCTGACCACCACCATCGGCGTCATCTATCGGTATTTTTACTGA
- a CDS encoding bifunctional glycoside hydrolase 114/ polysaccharide deacetylase family protein produces the protein MQRLSAILLLMLLVYTTPAATAAVAAPGQFSVAFFYADNPPLDELQAFDLVVVDPDAAGYAPQSYRNTHSELFAYVSVGEADPQRKFYKQIKPDWLLGENRVWKSKLVDLANPDWRAFFLDQVVEPLWAAGYRGFFLDTLDSYQLVQDKQRHPALEAGLVEIIRSIKKRHPEARLIMNRGFEVLERVKDAAFAVAAESLFRNFDPATGSYGEVNEDDRQWLLGKFAEVRKAGLPVIVIDYVAPSERDLARTTAEKIKKAGFIPWVTDKDLASLGVGTVEVLPRKILGLYDGSEGADPIYTNLQRFVVMPLNYLGYQVELVDMRQPLPAGQLAGRYAGVVVWPNSDSSGSKSNLLQWLVRQKEHKLPLVFLDRFGVPPQQFAQAMGGTLLAGRTTGKGLKVMQQDALMGFETAVMPSGAPPALRFPGSEVLLAVGDGQQVASEAVAVTSWGGYALEPYVLNELINERERWVINPFEFFRKALRLENSPVPDTTTENGVRLLLSHIDADGFESRVERPGGPLAVTELRERILKKYRIPTTYSVITSTLGDHGLNPQQAPALQAEAREIFALPWVEAGSHTFSHPFYWQNTDVAKQGYTAQYLPIPGYRFQLESEIAGSAAFINQTLLPPGKKTRLLQWSGDCAPGGDALAATYRAGLGNINGGDTVITESNRSLTAVAPLGVAKNGWFQVFAPNQNENVYTNLWTGPFYGYRRVIETFRLTDAPRRLKPINLYYHTYSVTKEASRRALEDVYGWVLARKPHAIFTSDYVNKVLDFNRTVVARSGSGWLIRNNGDLRQLRLPVSAGYPDLEASRGVIGFSDHHDQRYIHLAPGGEAFLQLTEHRPGRSWLATATAGIDRFDWTASGMRLTVTAQTDGYLTFAHATGCRLDSNGRPAAVQRDAEQLILPLKTGIYGLELVCQ, from the coding sequence ATGCAACGCCTGTCTGCAATACTTCTGCTGATGCTGCTGGTGTATACCACGCCGGCTGCGACAGCTGCTGTTGCAGCCCCCGGTCAATTCAGTGTGGCCTTTTTCTATGCTGATAATCCGCCATTGGATGAACTGCAGGCCTTTGATCTGGTGGTGGTTGATCCTGATGCTGCCGGGTATGCCCCGCAATCTTATCGGAATACTCATAGCGAGCTGTTTGCGTATGTTAGTGTCGGAGAAGCGGATCCCCAACGAAAATTTTACAAACAGATCAAACCGGACTGGTTGCTTGGTGAAAACCGGGTCTGGAAAAGCAAGCTGGTTGACCTGGCCAATCCTGACTGGCGGGCATTTTTTCTGGATCAGGTCGTTGAGCCGCTCTGGGCAGCCGGTTATCGCGGGTTTTTTCTGGACACGCTTGACTCCTATCAACTGGTACAGGACAAACAACGGCATCCTGCCCTTGAGGCCGGGCTGGTGGAGATTATCCGCAGCATCAAAAAGCGGCATCCCGAGGCCCGCTTGATCATGAACCGCGGTTTTGAGGTGCTGGAGCGTGTCAAGGATGCCGCCTTTGCAGTTGCTGCAGAATCGCTTTTCCGGAACTTTGATCCCGCCACCGGCAGCTATGGTGAGGTGAACGAAGATGATCGCCAGTGGCTGCTGGGAAAATTTGCCGAGGTGCGCAAGGCAGGACTTCCGGTGATCGTGATCGACTACGTTGCTCCGTCAGAGCGCGATCTGGCCCGCACGACCGCAGAGAAGATCAAGAAGGCCGGGTTCATACCCTGGGTGACCGACAAGGATCTGGCTTCGTTGGGGGTAGGAACCGTAGAGGTGCTGCCGCGCAAGATCCTGGGGCTGTATGACGGCAGTGAAGGGGCAGATCCGATCTACACCAACCTGCAGCGTTTTGTGGTCATGCCGCTGAACTATCTGGGCTATCAGGTTGAGCTGGTTGATATGCGCCAGCCGTTACCGGCAGGTCAGCTTGCGGGGCGCTATGCCGGGGTGGTGGTCTGGCCCAACTCGGACAGTTCCGGCAGCAAGAGCAACCTGTTGCAATGGCTTGTCCGCCAGAAGGAGCACAAGCTGCCGCTGGTCTTTCTGGATCGTTTCGGTGTGCCGCCCCAGCAGTTTGCCCAGGCGATGGGGGGGACGCTGCTTGCCGGACGTACCACCGGTAAAGGGCTTAAGGTCATGCAGCAGGATGCTCTGATGGGATTTGAGACGGCAGTCATGCCGTCCGGGGCACCGCCGGCGCTTCGTTTTCCCGGCAGTGAGGTGCTGCTGGCTGTGGGTGATGGCCAACAGGTGGCCAGTGAGGCGGTTGCGGTAACCTCCTGGGGGGGATACGCCCTGGAACCCTACGTGCTGAATGAGCTGATCAATGAACGTGAACGCTGGGTGATCAACCCCTTTGAATTTTTCAGAAAGGCCTTGCGCCTTGAAAACAGCCCCGTACCGGATACCACCACCGAAAACGGGGTGCGCCTGCTACTATCCCACATTGATGCCGACGGTTTTGAGAGCAGGGTTGAACGCCCCGGTGGACCGCTGGCAGTAACCGAGCTGCGGGAGCGTATCCTGAAAAAATACCGGATACCGACCACCTATTCCGTGATCACCAGTACCTTGGGTGATCATGGCCTGAACCCGCAGCAGGCCCCGGCATTGCAGGCTGAGGCCCGTGAGATTTTTGCGCTGCCCTGGGTTGAAGCGGGGAGCCACACCTTTTCCCATCCCTTTTACTGGCAGAATACCGACGTAGCCAAACAGGGCTACACAGCCCAGTATTTACCGATTCCCGGGTACCGTTTCCAGCTTGAATCAGAGATTGCCGGTTCGGCGGCCTTTATCAATCAGACCCTGTTGCCTCCCGGCAAAAAAACCCGCCTGCTTCAGTGGTCTGGCGACTGTGCGCCCGGGGGCGATGCGCTGGCTGCCACCTATCGTGCCGGGCTGGGCAATATTAATGGCGGCGACACGGTAATAACAGAATCAAACAGGTCGCTTACGGCCGTTGCACCGTTGGGTGTGGCAAAAAATGGCTGGTTTCAGGTTTTTGCCCCCAATCAGAACGAAAACGTCTATACCAATCTCTGGACCGGTCCCTTTTACGGCTATCGCCGGGTGATCGAGACCTTCCGGTTGACCGATGCCCCCCGCAGGCTGAAGCCGATCAACCTCTACTATCACACCTATTCGGTTACCAAGGAGGCCTCACGCCGTGCCCTGGAGGATGTCTACGGCTGGGTGCTGGCCCGGAAACCCCACGCGATTTTTACCTCCGACTACGTTAACAAGGTGCTGGATTTCAACCGCACCGTGGTTGCCCGTTCCGGCAGCGGCTGGTTGATCCGTAACAACGGCGATCTGCGACAGTTGCGTCTGCCGGTGAGCGCCGGCTACCCGGATCTGGAAGCCAGCCGCGGGGTGATCGGTTTCTCGGATCACCATGATCAACGTTACATCCATCTGGCGCCCGGCGGAGAGGCGTTCCTGCAGCTGACGGAGCATCGTCCCGGTCGGAGCTGGCTGGCAACTGCAACTGCCGGCATTGACCGCTTTGACTGGACGGCCAGTGGTATGCGCCTGACCGTGACAGCTCAGACAGATGGCTACCTGACCTTTGCTCACGCCACCGGTTGCCGTCTGGACTCCAATGGTAGACCCGCGGCAGTACAACGGGATGCGGAACAACTTATCCTCCCGCTGAAAACAGGGATCTATGGCCTGGAACTGGTCTGCCAATAA